gaagataaaataaacaatCATAACTGTTGATTGACAAATTAATGATCGAGAAGTGATCACAAATTCAACCTGGCCTTCTCAATGAACAATTGTGATGGTTTACTTTAATCTTAAAGTAACTCCCTTACTTTAGAGCCTAGGTGCTAAAATCTTTATTTGGTATTGGGACTATTAACCTATGAAATAGTTGAACTGAAATTTCCCAACACAGGTTAAGTAAACTTTGTCTGCTGACATTGCATAAAAGGTTAAGAAACCAGTATTTATTCACTTTGAAAGAAGTTTGTATTGTAGCAAGTTTCAGCCATCAATTAATCAAATGACAGGAATAGGCCCTTCTCCTTTTCTTGAGTATGTTTACCTGTGTTTATTGATAGGCTACAGGTTTTGTGTTGTTTATATGATGAGTGTTAACCAATCATAGATTTTGGGGATTGATTTTATATATACATGGATCTAGGAAATCATTATATATACAGGAACTTAGGAAATACCTTACCAAATAATCCACAATTTTGGTGGTGATCTATATTCCCCATTATATGTAACATTTCAacagtaaaataaaaaagagaattaCGTTCTCTAGAAATGCTGGATAGGTTGCTCTAAACTGAGTTTGTCTGTAAAATGGGAGTGTATTCACTATTACTATAATTTTAAGTGCACTTCTTAACTTGTAAAATTTTAGAGGTAAATACATCcttattttctcaatttattgtCCCAGGTTTCTTCTACCCCCTTGAAGTTAAGTTTGTCATTTAGCAGCAATGTAATATTGTAATAGTCGTTTTTAACTAATCAGCTGCTAATCTGTCCCATTATGTGTCAAATGCCATAACCAGACATAATTTTGGAAGAATACAATTTTGGTCCTTTATGTTTTAAGGGACAAAAAATGAATCTTTCAATCGTCTCTCAAGATACTTTATTTTTTCGGTGTTAAGGTATCCCCACAACAGATAGTCATGAAACTAATCCCCTCCCCACAATCTGTTTAGATTTAAggggaaaaaaataaatgataatgcacaaaaattaaaagataactTATTTAAGGAGGGAAGAAAATCGTAATGTACAAAACTTTAAAATTAACTAatcttaaaataaaaagtaCAAACATCTTAAACTTGAAAAGTCATTAACATAAGATTTAAAAACGTTAAATACTAAGTGTCTAAACTCTTAAGGCTATTTTATAATACAGAAGACCTCTATTCTAATTCCAACTAATGTTGCCATAATATGTCTCACCTTGTTGTGTTGTTCATCTCCAATATCTTTCCATTACATAAACACTAGTTGATTCCACTACGCAGGTGTAGCTTTGATAGTTAATTTGTCATCATAGTAAAAGCCTTAATCTTGGGTCATATTCAGACAGTTTTCTAAGGTACGTTGATGAGCATGTAATGTTAAAACCAGAACAAATTTTCTGATATATATACCCTAGTTGATCTTTGGGACCAACACATCTACTTCTTCACATTTCACTTAGTACTTGTTTTCCATCACTGCCATGGCTTCCAAAACTGTACTTAACATCACTTCATTGACTTTGCTTCTTGTGTTTGGATTCTTGTCTTTTGAGGCCAATGCTCGCACTCTTGAAGATGCTTCAATGCATGAGAGGCATGAGCAATGGATGGCTCAGTATGGAAAAGTCTACAAGGACTCTTATGAGAAAGAGTTGCGGTCCAAGATATTCAAAGAAAACGTTCAACGCATAGAAGCCTTTAACAATGCTGGAAACAAGTCTTACAAGCTAGGCATCAACCAATTTGCTGATCTCACAAATGAGGAATTCAAAGCCAGAAATAGATTCAAGGGTCACATGTGCTCCAATTCTACAAGGACACCAACATTTAAGTATGAACATGTGACATCAGTGCCAGCTTCATTAGATTGGAGGCAGAAAGGAGCTGTCACACCCATTAAGGACCAAGGCCAATGTGGTATGTTTTTTATGATTCTTTGAAATAAAACTCACATAAATCAATAGTTAATTGTATGTTTCCTGATTAACTTTGCCTTTGTAATTCATTATTTAGGATGTTGCTGGGCATTTTCTGCTGTGGCAGCAACAGAAGGTATCACCAAGCTGAGTACTGGCAAATTGATCTCTTTATCCGAGCAAGAGCTAGTTGATTGTGACACAAAGGGTGTGGACCAAGGTTGTGAAGGGGGTCTAATGGATGATGCCTTCAAATTTATAATGCAAAACAAAGGACTCAACACAGAAGCCAAGTACCCATACCAGGGTGTTGATGCAACATGCAATGCAAATGCAGAAGCCAAAGATGCAGCCAGCATTAAGGGGTTTGAGGATGTCCCTGCCAACAGTGAGAGTGCACTGCTCAAAGCTGTTGCTAATCAACCTATTTCTGTGGCTATTGATGCTAGCGGATCTGagtttcaattttattcaagtGGTGTCTTCACTGGATCATGTGGCACTGAATTGGATCATGGTGTCACTGCTGTTGGGTATGGAAGTGATGGTGGAACCAAATATTGGTTGGTCAAGAATTCATGGGGAGAACAGTGGGGTGAACAAGGATACATTAGGATGCAGAGAGATGTTGCTGCTGAAGAAGGCTTGTGCGGCATTGCAATGCAGGCTTCTTACCCCACTGCATAGTTGTTAAACTTTGCTACTAAACTATGTGTAATAGTAATGGGTTTGTATAGCTTACAAGAAATTATAGGTCCAAACCTTGTATCACTATTGTATATGTAATTATATTTGTATGTGTTTAATATCTATACAAAAAGGTAACTTATACTTTATTTTGCTCAGTTCCCGCAAATCAATTCGGGTGCATTAAATTGAACCTTATATTCTATCTGCATTATTTggagtagggatggcaatggaaGGATTTGAGTGGGAGGATTAGAGTTGTAAGAAATAATTCATAACCAAGAGATCAACTAAGACcttaacaaaattaaagaacaaatcaagtGAAGAGCAAACCTCATACATCCATTTTTATTATCTACACCCCTAGTCTCATTTTTATTCTTAAAATTTTAAGAGAACTCTTTTCTAgcgttactttttttttgtcttaatcAAGCTATTCTCACAATCAGTTAGCTAATTCATCGCCTCACGGTCAGCGCATTAAACAGTAGGGTACTAATTAATGCGTTTTTTCCTTTGAGATTTGAATCCTTAATCACTTACTTAAGGGACGAAGTCTGAACCACTAAGCAAACTCACATGACTTCTAGGGTctacttgtttttttttgtgaatatgAAAAATAAGCAAAAGAGCTAAACGCTAACATCTCCCTAGCCAATAAGGGCAAAACTAAATCAGGAGGAGTCACTAAATCTATCATAGCACACTGAGACTGTCTCCGCGCCAACTCCTCCCAAGCAATCCACAGGTGCATAGGCTTCACAAGGCACATGCTGGATACAAACTTCCCAAGCATGCGAGAGCAAAAGGTGCAAGTCAAGCAAACAGAGCAAAGCACTACTATACACGTGAAAATCAAACCGGTTAAAAGAACTTTTAAAtgattgataaaaaataaaataatttgttttctgGTGAATTAAAAAtgtttaaaagaa
This portion of the Lotus japonicus ecotype B-129 chromosome 3, LjGifu_v1.2 genome encodes:
- the LOC130747264 gene encoding senescence-specific cysteine protease SAG39-like, which produces MASKTVLNITSLTLLLVFGFLSFEANARTLEDASMHERHEQWMAQYGKVYKDSYEKELRSKIFKENVQRIEAFNNAGNKSYKLGINQFADLTNEEFKARNRFKGHMCSNSTRTPTFKYEHVTSVPASLDWRQKGAVTPIKDQGQCGCCWAFSAVAATEGITKLSTGKLISLSEQELVDCDTKGVDQGCEGGLMDDAFKFIMQNKGLNTEAKYPYQGVDATCNANAEAKDAASIKGFEDVPANSESALLKAVANQPISVAIDASGSEFQFYSSGVFTGSCGTELDHGVTAVGYGSDGGTKYWLVKNSWGEQWGEQGYIRMQRDVAAEEGLCGIAMQASYPTA